One window of the Podospora pseudopauciseta strain CBS 411.78 chromosome 4, whole genome shotgun sequence genome contains the following:
- a CDS encoding hypothetical protein (EggNog:ENOG503P3S1; COG:S) has translation MRHLPRLRGAVSASLCCSSPTHIRTTTAVAAVATTSSSSTKTQSIQRRTLSTSLPRSDAVEAYTPPQGLKPPPQARKAAVRPDKITDPAYEPAQDGLELEEVGGLDGWWENPDNYGVGRQWVGYGPAEKITDPAVLEVAVYRALVEAMVARRQMNTQDTTPARDALLESGWGPAALTATTVQTKLCGGSHGTLILKPAEDVKTATAAEQEAEVTEEAKEQLEAAVAPEQEAEVAEAKEEVKTAVASEQVAEITEETKEEAKTGVASEQETETEVKEEVDATEDSADHVISTEEARALLKEIGHEWKRPMIKDLIYKYFVAKRIYKLTGHRIPDGKLVAINSGGVLLKEIVKPPKAKKLAEEIENKQLFQSLPNVKVFPRRVTPIDKEKMVGRWKVIREELERRGLPVIGTANIDNAIEKKWVTGAK, from the exons ATGCGCCATCTCCCGAGGTTACGGGGCGCCGTCTCCGCGAGCCTGTGCTGCTCCTCTCCGACCCATATCcgtaccaccaccgctgtaGCTGCCGTCGCGACgacttcctcttcatccacaAAGACCCAATCCATTCAAAGGCGAACTCTTTCCACGTCCCTCCCCCGCTCCGACGCTGTTGAAGCCTACACCCCACCACAGGGTCTCAAACCACCCCCACAAGCACGGAAGGCTGCCGTCCGCCCAGACAAGATCACCGACCCCGCATATGAGCCGGCACAAGATGGATTAGAGCTGGAGGAAGTGGGTGGACTGGATGGTTGGTGGGAGAACCCAGACAACTATGGTGTTGGCAGGCAGTGGGTTGGTTATGGCCCCGCAGAGAAGATTACCGACCCAGCCGTTCTCGAGGTGGCGGTTTACCGTGCGTTGGTTGAGGCCATGGTTGCGAGACGGCAAATGAACACGCAGGACACGACTCCCGCTAGGGATGCTCTGCTCGAGTCCGGGTGGGGCCCCGCGGCATTGACGGCCACCACTGTTCAAACCAAGCTGTGCGGTGGCTCACATGGCACTCTTATATTGAAGCCAGCCGAAGACGTCAAGACAGCTACTGCCGCCGAGCAAGAGGCTGAGGTAActgaggaggccaaggaacAGCTCGAGGCAGCTGTCGCCCCGGAGCAAGAGGCTGAGGTTGcggaggccaaggaggaagtTAAGACAGCGGTCGCTTCTGAGCAAGTAGCTGAGATAACggaggagaccaaggaggaagcCAAGACAGGTGTCGCTTCCGAGCAGGAGACCGAGaccgaggtcaaggaggaagTTGACGCAACAGAGGACTCGGCGGACCATGTTATCAGCACTGAAGAGGCCCGGGCGCTATTGAAGGAAATTGGTCATGAATGGAAGCGGCCCATGATCAAGGACCTCATCTACAAATATTTT GTTGCCAAGCGTATCTACAAGCTTACTGGACACAGGATTCCAGATGGCAAGTTGGTCGCTATCAATTCCGGTGGTGTTCTTCTCAAGGAGATCGTGAAGCCACCtaaggccaagaagctcgcCGAGGAGATCGAGAACAAGCAGCTCTTCCAGTCTCTACCCAACGTAAAGGTGTTCCCCCGCAGAGTCACACCCAtcgacaaggagaagatggtgggtCGCTGGAAGGTTATCCGGGAGGAGCTCGAAAGACGCGGCCTCCCTGTTATTGGCACTGCCAATATCGACAATGCGATCGAGAAGAAGTGGGTTACGGGTGCGAAATAA
- a CDS encoding hypothetical protein (EggNog:ENOG503NUGU; COG:S), with amino-acid sequence MPLPLEEQVALILKGNPGEKPEFWEAVLRKLVTLLPRTDRDALACISGQFAVAARDPSWREVIGKSGLLSFLLDTVPVYYDGVFQGSHPLNKQALRVIANACVDNDENRKVVVASGKLTNMLKMFLSEDHLLPFAVITMLNVCVDYSSAQLQVSNAALSKVLIDLISGERLRACEAHLTQIMTVLELLTNHESEFKICYPRTPAALLTLAINKENRLSSPLDREIFLSICTSALSYLVNRGLQMFFIQNKHFRLLQEAFLQSYIRFETAGEDVEEETKQQLKQVQHGFVTLFADITDVEGFGDVYGIDSEEVGTLVGWLELEKFPQLQNAACLALGNLGRSDESTKKLLPRVGEGMVKILGRSVPGKVRQGERPSLQLTHAALGFAKNLAIPAANKPVLGEMLLKSGILAGLWEGFGNSQPSMMFAAVSLGRLLLVGCRENVRLVCKPVSIASDEKDENGLASAESSSQGGTATYRTNLDLLYRSATGSPNEDPTKLEAARAVVSAVCRVLSQDPGVLGSSGELEEFYKTHSDIIAGSFTTMLTQAKWPSVKSDAITVLALMASQHPEGSNMALKVVEDTAAEEGVLKALVKAATGDDEMVGKFLGTGDNRVEELEEEKQGKNDEEKETKEVSELVQGLGLEPQQANAQAQKQPERMVKVDRENALVLIAMLLGMFKDQMSPARRRLVEAVLERGGELVVKDREGTSQV; translated from the exons ATGCCTCTCCCTTTGGAAGAGCAGGTTGCCCTCATTCTCAAGGGCAACCCCGGGGAGAAGCCGGAATTCTGGGAAGCAGTGCTGAGAAAGCTGGTTACACTTTTGCCACGCACCGATCGAGATGCGCTCGCTTGCATTTCTGGTCAatttgctgttgctgctagAGACC CATCATGGAGAGAAGTCATTGGGAAGTCGGGGCTTCTGTCATTCCTTCTGGACACTGTTCCCGTCTACTATGACGGTGTCTTTCAAGGGTCTCATCCACTCAACAAACAGGCTTTGAGGGTTATTGCCAATGCCTGTGTTGACAATG ATGAGAACAGAAAGGTCGTGGTCGCCTCTGGCAAGCTGACAAACATGCTCAAGATGTTTCTCTCTGAGGACCACCTTCTCCCTTTTGCCGTCATCACCATGCTCAACGTCTGCGTAGATTACA GCTCAGCCCAACTCCAAGTCTCCAACGCAGCACTAAGCAAAGTCCTCATCGACCTCATCTCCGGCGAACGCCTCCGAGCATGCGAGGCCCACCTCACCCAAATCATGACCGTCCTTGAACTCCTCACAAACCATG AATCTGAGTTCAAAATCTGCTACCCCCGcacccccgccgccctcctcaccctggCCATCAACAAAGAGAACCGCCTCTCGTCCCCCCTCGATCGGGAAATCTTCTTGTCGATCTGCACCTCTGCCCTCTCCTACCTCGTCAATAGAGGCCTCCAGATGTTTTTTATCCAAAACAAGCACTTTAGGCTATTGCAAGAAGCGTTTTTGCAGTCGTATATCAGGTTTGAGACCGCGGGGGAGGATGTAGAAGAGGAGACGAAGCAGCAGCTGAAGCAAGTTCAGCATGGATTTGTGACGCTCTTTGCGGATATTACCGACGTGGAAGGGTTTGGGGATGTGTATGGGATTGATagtgaggaggtggggacgttggtggggtggttggaATTGGAGAAGTTCCCTCAGTTGCAGAACGCGGCTTGTTTGGCGTTGGGGAATTTGGGGAGGAGTGATGAGTCGACTAAGAAGTTGTTGCCGAGAGTTGGTGAAGGGATGGTGAAAATTTTGGGGAGGTCAGTTCCCGGGAAGGTGAGGCAGGGAGAGCGGCCGAGCTTGCAGCTGACGCATGCTGCGTTGGGGTTTGCGAAGAACTTGGCTATCCCGGCGGCGAATAAACcggtgttgggggagatgttgttgaagagtGGCATTTTGGCTGGGTtgtgggaggggtttgggaaTAGTCAGCCGAGTATGATGTTTGCTGCTGTGAgcttggggaggttgttgctTGTGGGGTGTAGGGAGAATGTGAGGTTAGTTTGCAAGCCGGTGTCGATTGCCTCTGACGAAAAGGATGAGAACGGCCTGGCTTCAGCGGAGTCATCTTCTCAGGGGGGGACGGCAACATACAGGACGAACCTTGACCTGTTGTACCGCTCGGCTACTGGCTCTCCAAACGAGGATCCTACCAAGCTTGAGGCTGCCAGGGCGGTGGTTTCGGCGGTTTGTAGAGTCTTGTCTCAGGATCCCGGGGTGTTGGGGTCCTcgggggagctggaggagttCTACAAGACACACTCGGACATTATTGCTGGGTCGTTTACGACGATGCTCACGCAGGCAAAGTGGCCGTCTGTCAAGTCGGATGCAATTACTGTTTTGGCGCTCATGGCGAGTCAACACCCTGAGGGGTCCAACATGGCGctcaaggtggtggaagacaCGGCAGCGGAAGAGGGGGTCTTGAAGGCGCTTGTGAAGGCTGCgacgggggatgatgagatggtggGCAAGTTTCTTGGGACTGGTGACAACAGAGTGGAAGAGCTtgaagaggagaagcaggGTAAGAATGAtgaggaaaaagaaacaaaggAAGTTTCGGAGTTGGTCCAGGGGTTGGGACTGGAACCTCAGCAGGCTAACGCCCAGGCGCAGAAGCAGCCAGAGAGGATGGTCAAGGTTGACAGGGAGAATGCCCTAGTGCTGATAGCTATGTTGCTAGGGATGTTCAAAGATCAGATGTCACCTGCTAGGAGGAGGCTGGTCGAGGCCGTGCtggagagaggaggggagttggtggtgaaggataGGGAGGGGACGAGCCAGGTGTAG
- a CDS encoding hypothetical protein (COG:L; EggNog:ENOG50): MASDQKPLNGFQTPPSNKTENCPQGAVDSQANPAMSSTSATPPPNSLAPHVQVSFGSPSTITSPAPFNRAVSVPRGTPKSFSSQLNAVSWSTQDIADNIYATLEVQPEVVSRLDVLQHLGVNIHHPHIARPGGLGSLLGIWNELAGYSNKQIRDLKNKNASLNHEISNLKRKIADLEASDTKPDQEMAGTEKKETAKEPTRFDGSEPNKYVRYFNFMLWKRDITRAWSDKPDTFKTEKVKICYILFFLDGDAFWDIADAVEAIVNSDQSSDAWEFKTGEELLDHLTEKYGKRE; encoded by the exons ATGGCCTCTGACCAGAAGCCCTTGAACGGATTCCAAACGCCTCCCAGCAACAAGACTGAGAACTGTCCTCAAGGCGCCGTCGATTCCCAAGCCAATCCCGCGATGTCTTCCACCAGCgcgacccctcccccaaattCGCTGGCCCCTCATGTTCAAGTGTCTTTTGGGTCCCCTTCTaccatcaccagcccagCCCCGTTCAATCGCGCCGTCTCTGTTCCCAGAGGTACCCCAAaatccttttcctcccaaTTAAATGCAGTGTCTTGGTCCACTCAGGACATCGCCGAC AACATCTATGCCACCCTCGAGGTCCAACCCGAGGTCGTCTCCAGGCTCGACGTCCTCCAGCATCTGGGAgtcaacatccaccaccctcacatTGCTCGTCCTGGCGGCCTGGGTAGCCTGCTTGGAATCTGGAATGAGCTGGCTGGATACTCCAACAAGCAAATTCGGGATTTGAAGAACAAGAATGCCAGTCTGAATCATGAGATCAGCAACTTGAAGAGAAAGATTGCCGACCTCGAAGCTAGTGACACAAAGCCCGATCAAGAGATGGCCGGTAccgaaaagaaagaaaccgCCAAAGAGCCCACCCGATTTGATGGCTCCGAGCCTAACAAGTATGTTCGGTATTTCAACTTTATGCTCTGGAAACGCGACATCACCCGCGCCTGGAGCGACAAGCCAGACACCTTCAAAACGGAGAAGGTCAAGATCTGCTACATCTTGTTTTTCCTTGACGGCGATGCTTTTTGGGATATTGCTGATGCTGTCGAGGCGATTGTGAACAGCGATCAGAGCAGCGATGCTTGGGAGTTCAAGACGGGCGAGGAGCTGCTCGATCACCTCACAGAGAAATATGGGAAGCGAGAGTAG
- the rpl13 gene encoding 60S ribosomal protein L13 (EggNog:ENOG503P222; COG:J) — translation MAIKHNQQIPNNHFRKDWQRRVRCHFDQPGKKVTRRLARRAKAAAVAPRPVDKLRPIVRCPTIKYNRRTRLGRGFSLAELKAAGIPKLYAPTIGIAVDPRRANLSEESLAANVERLKAYKARLIVFPRKSNKVKKADTPKDQQSGETVKTIASAFGLGAPLAPGFTEISKSDLPKNVEGGAYKALRKARSDARYQGIREKRAKDKADEEKAKK, via the exons ATG GCGATCAAGCACAACCAGCAGATTCCCAACAACC ATTTCCGCAAGGATTGGCAGAGGCGCGTGCGGTGCCACTTCGACCAG CCCGGCAAGAAGGTCACCCGCCGTCTGGCGCGCCGTGCGAAGGCTGCTGCCGTTGCCCCTCGCCCCGTCGACAAGCTCCGCCCCATCGTCAGATGCCC CACCATCAAGTATAACCGTCGGACACGCCTCGGCCGTGGTTTCTCCCTCGCTGAGCTCAAGGCTGCCGGTATCCCCAAGCTTTATGCTCCCACCATCGGCATTGCCGTCGACCCCCGCCGTGCCAACCTCTCCGAGGAGTCCCTTGCCGCCAATGTCGAGCGCCTCAAGGCCTACAAGGCCCGCTTGATCGTCTTCCCCCGCAAGTCCAACAAGGTCAAAAAGGCCGACACCCCCAAGGACCAGCAGTCCGGCGAGACCGTCAAGACCATTGCCTCCGCTTTCGGTCTTGGTGCCCCTCTTGCTCCTGGCTTCACCGAGATCTCCAAGAGCGACCTCCCCAAGAACGTCGAGGGCGGTGCCTACAAGGCCCTCCGCAAGGCCAGATCCGATGCCCGCTACCAGGGCATCCGCGAGAAGCGCGCCAAGGACAAGGccgacgaggagaaggccaagaaatAA
- a CDS encoding hypothetical protein (COG:S; EggNog:ENOG503P1BG): MVRINLCNWGRTPSASNSTLPLRTREKEELPRSQSMLQIHPLETEDGVLIKIDPPKEPELEDLRERNHVPLDLVLSIDVSGSMGADAPVPAKNGTEGEHYGLSVLDLVRHAAKTILETLDDHDRLGIVTFSTSSKVVRELTYMTPANKAKILKQLDALQPLSMTNLWHGIRDGLSLFNNNLKAVNDGRNPGSGRVPALLVLTDGMPNHQCPNQGYVAKLRQWSTLPASIHTFGFGYSLRSGLLKSIAEVGGGNYSFIPDAGMIGTVFVHAVANLQSTFATNAELQLTYPAPLELRQTTGDAVEKQQPSSPSGDDSPNKTLYISLGNLQYGQSREIYLSYNCTSEYIKSVKTKKSSTPLPTITVVLKFHEDTHSFNPNQPTRLTAKRNITDHSVSLPPAEIAYHISRSSLISFISKFFPLDFENEHQPLSDLPDDIPSQLTALVNSLPAVKYTTTHPGCKSLLIDLCGLNIDPLTTPPSSWTGQIALALTNTQYYFRWGKHYLPSLAGAHARQICNTFKDAGPKQYGAHSPLFITCRDKLDDAFDHLPAPKPSNALPPVYARYTPASDSPPAYDTQDYRDEGWKWGSGAGNSGDVYNTANVTINMSDYNDEEGACFAGFTLVTLANGNSVKIGSLRRGARVLTPRGERKVAAVMKTPVRRMGMTVVQGGRQRFLVTGWHPVRVGEKWVFPREMKAGGRVRYTGFIYSVLLERDDDVEAHAIMLGGGGVWGVTLGHGMTGSSTTGDDVRAHGFFGDYDMVGRALSGLQRLGNGLVLGGGVVRDPVDGLVNGFKRAVVTRTPGPVARGGCGKQRRMMLYA; this comes from the exons ATGGTCCGAATCAATCTTTGTAACTGGGGAAGGACGCCTAGTGCCTCGAATTCGACACTACCCCTGAGAACCcgagagaaggaggagctccCAAGATCACAGTCGATGCTTCAGATCCACCCTCTTGAGACCGAAGATGGTGTATTAATCAAGATTGACCCACCCAAAGAACCCGAGCTTGAAGACTTACGAGAACGAAACCATGTGCCTCTTGATTTGGTCCTCTCGATCGATGTGTCAGGCAGCATGGGTGCAGATGCACCTGTTCCAGCAAAGAACGGCACAGAAGGAGAGCATTATGGCTTGTCGGTGCTGGATCTTGTGAGGCACGCAGCCAAGACTATCTTGGAGACATTGGACGATCATGACAGGTTGGGGATTGTGACgttcagcaccagcagcaag GTGGTTCGAGAGCTCACATACATGACACCAgccaacaaggccaagatccTCAAGCAGCTTGATGCGTTACAGCCGTTATCCATGACCAATCTTTGGCATGGTATCCGTGATGGCCTCAGTTTGTTCAATAACAATCTCAAGGCAGTCAATGACGGTCGCAACCCTGGCAGTGGCCGAGTACCGGCCTTGTTAGTTCTCACAGATGGCATGCCGAATCACCAGTGCCCAAATCAGGGATATGTGGCCAAACTCAGGCAGTGGAGTACCCTTCCTGCCTCCATTCACACTTTTGGATTTGGGTATAGCTTGCGATCTGGTCTGCTCAAGTCGATTGCCGAGGTCGGCGGTGGTAACTACTCCTTCATTCCAGATGCCGGCATGATT GGAACTGTCTTCGTACATGCTGTCGCTAATCTCCAGTCAACTTTCGCAACCAATGCCGAACTCCAGCTCACCTACCCAGCGCCGCTGGAGCTCAGACAGACAACAGGCGATGCCGTGGAGAAACAAcaaccatcttcaccatctgGGGACGACTCTCCCAATAAAACTCTCTACATCTCCCTCGGCAACCTCCAATACGGCCAATCCCGAGAAATCTACCTCAGCTACAACTGCACCTCAGAGTACATCAAGTCCGTCAAGACCAAAAAAAGCTCTACCCCGCTCCCAACCATCACAGTAGTCCTCAAATTTCACGAAGACACCCactccttcaaccccaaccaacccacccgTCTCACCGCCAAACGCAACATCACCGACCACTccgtctccctcccccctgccGAAATAGCCTACCACATCTCCcgctcctccctcatctccttcatctccaagTTCTTCCCCCTCGACTTCGAAAACGAGCACCAACCCCTCTCCGACCTCCCCGACGACATCCCGTCCCAACTCACCGCCCTCgtcaactccctccccgccgtgaaatacaccaccacccacccaggCTGCAAatccctcctcatcgaccTCTGCGGCCTCAACATCGACCCCTTAACTacccccccctcatcctgGACCGGTCAGATCGCCCTCGCGCTGACAAACACGCAATATTACTTCCGCTGGGGAAAACACTACCTCCCCTCCCTAGCCGGCGCCCACGCCCGCCAAATCTGCAACACCTTCAAAGACGCCGGCCCAAAACAATACGGAGCCCACTCCCCTTTATTCATCACCTGCAGAGACAAATTAGACGACGCGTTcgaccacctccccgccccaAAGCCGAGCAATGCCCTGCCACCAGTCTACGCCCGGTACACCCCCGCCTCTGATTCCCCGCCGGCGTACGACACCCAGGATTATAGAGACGAAGGCTGGAAGTGGGGCAGCGGTGCTGGCAACAGTGGTGATGTATACAACACCGCCAACGTCACAATCAACATGTCAGATTACAATGACGAAGAAGGGGCTTGTTTTGCCGGTTTCACCCTCGTCACGTTGGCAAACGGCAACAGCGTCAAGATTGGTTCTTTGCGAAGGGGGGCAAGGGTGTTGACTCCGAGGGGAGAGAGAAAGGTTGCTGCGGTGATGAAAACCCCCGTGAGAAGAATGGGGATGACAGTTGTTCAGGGGGGACGGCAAAGGTTTTTGGTTACGGGGTGGCATCCTGTTAGGGTTGGGGAAAAGTGGGTTTTCCCGCGGGAGATGaaggcgggggggagggtgaggtatACGGGGTTTATTTACTCTGTTTTGCTTGAAAGGGACGACGACGTGGAGGCGCATGCGATTAtgttgggtgggggaggggtttggggggttacGTTGGGGCATGGGATGACCGGTTCTTCGACTACGGGGGATGATGTGAGGGCTCATGGGTTCTTTGGGGATTATGACATGGTTGGGAGGGCGCTGTCGGGGTTGCAGAGACTGGGTAATGGGTTGGTCCTTGGAGGCGGGGTGGTGAGAGATCcggtggatgggttggtgaaTGGGTTCAAGAGGGCTGTGGTCACTCGGACGCCAGGGCCTGTTGCcagagggggttgtgggaagcagaggaggatgatgttgtACGCTTAG